One stretch of Zingiber officinale cultivar Zhangliang chromosome 6B, Zo_v1.1, whole genome shotgun sequence DNA includes these proteins:
- the LOC121990995 gene encoding uncharacterized protein LOC121990995, with translation MSEARDYEFADLLVDAETPLLPSCTTYTKLSAIVTLYNYKSTNGHTDNSFNELLKILGDMLPEKNTLPKDVYSMRKLLKPFDLGYEKIHACPNDCCLFRKELKDLDSCPKCGSSRWKVDKVTTKVCKGVPEKVLRYFPVIPRLKRMFKSEQKAEDLIWHSNHKSHDHMMRHLVDSIAWDTINHKWPAFASDPRNLRLGLATDGFNPFGDLSSRYSCWPVILVNYNLPPLMCMAKENLMLTLLIPGPKQPGNDIDVYLEPLVEDLKELWDIGVETYDAFSKSVFNMKAILKWAINDFPAYGNLAGCATKGKFGCPICGEGISSMWLKYSRKFAYLGHRRFLAPNHPFRQKKKWFDGNKETKGKPRPLNGLEILNVLKDIENDWGKKKLGKDINNTKKKRKERDGSKKFKNQFKCGRRSQYFSICHTGVLKKIKLPDGYSSNIGNCVSLEERKLIGLKSHDCHVLMQQLLSVALRSLLPKGPRNAIFLLCAFYNELCQRVLDRNRLEQLEENIAETLCMLERYFPPAFFTISVHLKIHLAREARLCGPVQFRWMYPFERFMKMLKGYVKNRARPEGCIAECYLAEERMRFCSAYIKKVACIGLRSNRNDDLENGVVEGRPISQGKETILEEHLLQAAHRYVLFNTAEIDPYIQ, from the exons ATGTCTGAGGCAAGAGATTATGAATTTGCTGATTTATTAGTAGATGCAGAAACTCCTCTTTTACCTAGTTGTACAACTTACACGAAGTTGTCAGCAATCGTTACATTATACAATTATAAGTCTACAAATGGTCACACAGACAATAGTTTCAATGAGCTCCTTAAGATCTTAGGTGACATGCTTCCAGAAAAAAACACACTTCCAAAGGATGTTTACTCAATGAGAAAGTTGTTAAAACCATTTGATTTAGGATATGAGAAGATTCATGCATGCCCAAATGACTGTTGTCTATTTAGAAAGGAGCTTAAAGATTTGGACTCATGTCCAAAGTGTGGTTCTTCAAGATGGAAGGTAGACAAAGTCACCACCAAAGTTTGTAAAGGAGTTCCTGAAAAGGTGCTACGGTATTTTCCTGTGATACCAAGATTGAAAAGGATGTTTAAATCAGAACAAAAGGCCGAAGACTTGATTTGGCATTCCAACCATAAAAGTCATGATCATATGATGCGTCATCTAGTTGATTCAATAGCTTGGGATACGATAAATCATAAGTGGCCAGCTTTTGCATCAGATCCTAGAAATCTCCGGCTTGGTCTTGCAACAGATGGATTCAACCCTTTTGGTGATCTTAGTTctagatatagttgttggccagttattttGGTAAATTACAACCTTCCTCCGTTGATGTGCATGGCGAAGGAAAATCTTATGTTGACATTATTGATTCCAGGCCCGAAGCAACCAGGAAATGATATAGATGTATACTTGGAACCCCTAGTGGAGGATTTGAAGGAGTTATGGGACATTGGTGTGGAGACGTATGATGCATTTAGCAAGTCAGTGTTCAATATGAAGGCTATTTTGAAGTGggcaatcaatgattttccagcTTATGGAAACTTAGCTGGATGTGCCACAAAAGGGAAATTTGGTTGCCCAATATGTGGTGAAGGCATATCTTCTATGTGGCTTAAGTATAGTAGAAAGTTTGCATATTTAGGGCATAGGAGATTTCTTGCTCCTAATCATCCATTCCGTCAGAAGAAGAAGTGGTTTGATGGGAATAAAGAGACAAAAGGAAAACCTAGGCCTCTGAATGGATTAGAAATTCTTAATGTATTGAAAGACATTGAAAATGACTGGGGTAAAAAAAAATTGGGTAAAGATATCAATAatacaaagaaaaagaggaaggagCGTGATGGTTCAAAAAAGTTCAAAAACCAGTTCAAATGTGGAAGAAGAagtcaatatttttcaatttgcCATACTGGAGT gttgaagaaaataaagttacCTGATGGTTATAGCTCAAATATTGGTAACTGTGTTTCTTTAGAAGAACGAAAGCTTATTGGGTTGAAATCTCATGATTGTCATGTTCTTATGCAACAATTGCTTTCAGTAGCATTGAGAAGTCTTTTACCAAAAGGTCCACGTAATGCTATATTTTTGCTTTGTGCATTTTACAATGAGTTATGTCAAAGAGTGTTAGATAGGAACCGTCTAGAACAACTCGAAGAGAATATTGCTGAAACTTTATGCATGTTGGAGAGGTACTTTCCACCAGCTTTCTTTACCATCTCTGTtcatttgaaaattcatttagCAAGAGAGGCTCGCCTGTGTGGGCCAGTTCAATTCcgctggatgtatccatttgaaag atttatgaaaatGCTTAAAGGCTATGTGAAGAACCGAGCAAGGCCAGAGGGTTGCATAGCTGAGTGTTACCTTGCAGAAGAACGAATGCGATTTTGTAGTGCTTATATAAAAAAAGTTGCTTGTATTGGTCTCCGATCTAATCGGAATGATGATTTGGAAAATGGAGTAGTGGAAGGTCGCCCCATTTCTCAAGGAAAAGAAACTATTTTAGAAGAACATTTGTTACAAGCAGCACATCGATATGTGTTGTTCAATACTGCAGAAATTGATCCTTACATACAGTGA